From a single Fusobacterium sp. IOR10 genomic region:
- a CDS encoding ROK family protein translates to MNNLIYQKKEKFKNINKAYSYITTNNEFTKKDLSNSLNISFPTATKIINIFLEKEIIVDSGYSKKNTKRKALLYKYNPNSFYSIGIKVELHSISFILINLSGIEIKKTVIIKEFFNNNNFVEYINEQLKRFLLNFKCINKLIGIGISLSGIVDDEKKIFEIGTNFNIFAKGFDILEETFKLPVYLINEANAGAIGEFLLNENKSYNNLAFISIESGIGAGILLNGNIYSGSTSKAGEFGHFTVEINGKDCNCGNKGCLESYCSNEALIEVFKKKFQLEKLSFVEIFSNKLYETDMGKEILDKYTTYLASSIRSLLFLLDLDKIIIGGLISNYSFIIEKDLKRKIFNNIFFKDSTILEFSHYGDFSNLIGAAFLPFNSFLETLEN, encoded by the coding sequence ATGAATAATTTAATTTATCAGAAAAAAGAAAAATTTAAAAATATAAATAAGGCCTACAGTTATATTACAACAAATAATGAATTTACAAAAAAAGATCTATCTAATTCTTTAAATATTAGCTTCCCAACAGCAACTAAAATAATTAATATTTTTTTAGAAAAAGAAATTATAGTGGATAGTGGGTATTCAAAAAAAAATACAAAAAGAAAGGCACTTTTATATAAATATAATCCAAATTCTTTTTATTCAATAGGAATAAAAGTAGAACTTCATTCTATTAGTTTTATATTAATAAATTTAAGCGGAATAGAAATTAAAAAAACTGTTATTATCAAGGAATTTTTCAATAATAATAATTTTGTTGAATATATTAATGAACAATTAAAAAGATTTTTATTAAATTTTAAATGTATTAATAAATTAATAGGAATAGGAATTTCACTTTCTGGAATAGTTGATGATGAAAAAAAGATTTTTGAAATAGGAACAAATTTTAATATATTTGCCAAAGGTTTTGATATTCTAGAAGAAACATTTAAATTACCTGTTTATTTAATTAACGAAGCTAATGCTGGTGCTATAGGAGAATTTCTTTTAAATGAAAATAAATCTTATAATAACTTAGCTTTTATTTCAATTGAATCTGGAATAGGAGCAGGAATATTATTAAATGGTAATATTTATTCTGGATCAACTTCTAAGGCTGGAGAGTTTGGTCATTTTACAGTGGAAATAAATGGAAAAGATTGTAACTGTGGAAACAAAGGTTGTCTTGAAAGTTATTGTTCTAATGAAGCTCTAATAGAAGTTTTTAAGAAAAAATTTCAATTAGAAAAATTATCATTTGTGGAAATATTCTCTAATAAATTATATGAAACTGATATGGGAAAAGAAATTTTAGATAAATACACAACTTATCTTGCATCTAGTATTAGAAGTCTTCTTTTTTTATTAGATTTAGATAAAATTATTATTGGTGGTCTTATATCTAATTATAGTTTTATTATAGAAAAAGATCTAAAAAGAAAAATATTCAATAATATATTTTTTAAAGATAGCACTATCCTAGAGTTTTCTCATTATGGAGATTTCTCAAATTTAATTGGAGCAGCATTTTTACCATTTAATAGTTTTTTAGAAACTTTAGAAAATTAA